The following are encoded together in the Erwinia sp. E602 genome:
- the tatA gene encoding twin-arginine translocase TatA/TatE family subunit translates to MMGITLPHLLIIAVLVVLLFGTKKLRSLGSDLGSSIKGFKKAMSDEDDKSKDRSQDEDADFNARLAEKQPGEVKKEDVKNDKV, encoded by the coding sequence ATTATGGGCATTACTCTTCCGCACTTGTTAATCATCGCCGTGCTGGTGGTGCTGCTGTTTGGTACTAAGAAGCTGCGTTCGCTGGGCTCCGATCTGGGTTCGTCCATCAAGGGCTTTAAGAAAGCCATGAGTGATGAAGACGATAAGTCTAAGGACCGTTCCCAGGATGAAGACGCCGACTTCAACGCTCGCCTGGCTGAGAAACAGCCTGGTGAAGTGAAAAAAGAAGACGTTAAGAACGACAAGGTCTGA
- the tatB gene encoding Sec-independent protein translocase protein TatB: protein MFDIGFSELVLVFVIGLVVLGPKRLPVAVRTVVGWIRAMRSLASNVQNELAQELKLQELQDGLKKIEQASMDSLSPELKASVEELKQTAESMKRSYLGENEKADDEAHTIHNPLVKNSQDAHDGVTPATADHQASAPAQAPASAVQQASVPVQAPAAAVPEQTLATDATAEPLPQATPSPLAGHDTAQRPDSAVRLSKTAEVARPATPTQPSDER, encoded by the coding sequence GTGTTCGACATAGGCTTTAGTGAACTGGTACTGGTTTTCGTGATTGGCCTGGTGGTACTGGGGCCGAAACGTCTGCCGGTAGCGGTCAGAACCGTAGTGGGTTGGATCCGCGCGATGCGCTCCCTCGCCAGCAACGTGCAAAACGAACTGGCACAGGAGCTCAAACTGCAGGAGCTGCAGGATGGCCTGAAAAAGATTGAGCAGGCCAGCATGGACAGCCTGTCGCCGGAGCTGAAAGCGTCGGTGGAAGAGCTGAAGCAGACCGCGGAATCAATGAAGCGCAGCTATCTCGGCGAGAACGAAAAAGCCGATGATGAAGCGCACACCATCCACAACCCGCTGGTGAAAAATTCGCAGGACGCCCACGATGGCGTGACCCCGGCTACCGCCGATCACCAGGCCAGCGCTCCGGCTCAGGCACCTGCCTCTGCAGTGCAGCAGGCCAGCGTACCGGTTCAGGCACCTGCCGCCGCTGTGCCGGAGCAGACCCTTGCCACTGATGCAACCGCAGAACCGCTGCCGCAAGCCACACCGTCGCCGCTGGCCGGGCATGATACCGCGCAGAGGCCTGACAGCGCAGTGCGGCTGTCTAAAACCGCTGAGGTTGCCCGTCCAGCCACCCCCACTCAACCGAGCGATGAACGTTAA